One Thunnus thynnus chromosome 21, fThuThy2.1, whole genome shotgun sequence DNA segment encodes these proteins:
- the vps41 gene encoding vacuolar protein sorting-associated protein 41 homolog isoform X2 has translation MMAEVEEQEEDSEEEPKLKYERLSNGVTEILQKDAASCMTVHDKFLALGTHFGKVFLLDIQGNVTQKFEISSVKINQISLDESGEHVGICSEDGKVQVFGLYTREGFHENFDCPIKVVALHPQFTRSNYKQFVTGGNKLLLYERNWLNRWKTSVLHEGEGSITNIQWRANLIAWANNVGVKIYDISTKQRITNVLRDNVSLRPDMYPCSLCWKDNATLIVGWGTSIKICVVKERNPTEMRDLPSRYVEIVSAFETEFFISGLAPLADQLVTLYFVKENSDHMDEEFRARPRLDIIQPLPESCEEISSDALTVRNFQDNECRDYRLEHSEGESLFYIISPKDIVVAKERDQDDHIDWLLEKKKYEEALMAAEISFKNIKRHDVQKIGMAYINHLVEKGDYDSAARKCQKVLGKNMELWENEVYRFKTIGQLKAISQYLPRGDLRLRPAIYEMILHEFLKTDYEGFATLIREWPGELYNNMAIVQAVTDHLKRDPTNSTLLTTLAELYTYDQRYDRALEIYLRLRHKDVYQLIHKHNLFSSIEDKIVLLMDFDKEKAVDMLLDNEDKISTDRVVEELADRPELLHVYLHKLFKRDHHKGQKYHERQIGLYAEYDRPNLLPFLRDSTHCPLEKALEICQQRNFVEETVFLLSRMGNCRRALQMIMEELEDVDKAIEFAKEQDDAELWEDLISYSIDKPPFITGLLNNIGTHVDPILLIHRIKEGMEIPNLRDSLVKILQDYNLQILLREGCKKILVADSLSLLQKMHRTQMRGVRVDDENICESCHATILPSDMAKPFSVVVFHCRHMFHKECLPSAGTIPGVQFCNICSAKRRGPGSGILEMKK, from the exons ATGATGGCGGAAGTGGAGGAGCAG GAGGAGGACAGCGAGGAGGAGCCCAAGCTGAAGTACGAGAGACTCTCCAATGGGGTGACAGAAATCCTCCAGAAGGATGCAGCCAGCTGTATGACCGTCCATGACAAG TTTCTTGCCTTAGGTACCCATTTTGGAAAGGTGTTCCTGCTGGACATCCAAGGAAATGTAACTCAGAAGTTTGAAATT AGTTCAGTGAAGATCAACCAGATCAGTCTGGATGAAAGTGGAGAGCATGTGGGCATCTGCTCCGAGGATGGGAAG GTTCAAGTATTTGGTCTCTATACGAGAGAGGGCTTCCATGAGAACTTCGACTGTCCCATCAAA GTGGTGGCACTACACCCTCAGTTCACCAGATCTAACTACAAACAGTTTGTCACTGGGGGCAACAAG CTTCTTCTGTATGAAAGAAACTGGCTGAATCGCTGGAAGACCTCTGTTCTACATGAAGGCGAGGGATCCATCACTAATATCCAGTGGAGAGCGAATCTCATAGCCTGGGCCAACAATGTG GGAGTTAAAATATATGACATCAGCACAAAACAGCGGATTACAAATGTGCTGCGAGACAACGTCAGCCTGAGGCCCGACATGTATCCTTGCAGCCTGTGTTGGAAAGACAACGCCACTCTCATTGTCGGCTGGGGAACTTCCATTAAG ATTTGTGTCGTGAAAGAGCGAAATCCTACCGAAATGAGAGATCTGCCCAGCCGCTATGTGGAAATAG TGTCCGCATTCGAGACTGAGTTTTTCATCAGCGGCTTGGCGCCGCTGGCAGATCAGCTGGTCACCCTGTACTTTGTGAAGGAGAACTCTGATCACATG gaTGAGGAGTTCCGCGCTCGGCCTCGTCTCGACATCATCCAGCCTCTCCCCGAGAGCTGCGAGGAGATCTCTTCAGATGCGCTGACTGTGCGCAACTTCCAAGACAACGAGTGCAGAGACTACCGCCTCG AGCATTCGGAGGGAGAGTCGCTCTTCTACATCATCAGTCCCAAAGACATCGTCGTGGCCAAGGAGCGAGACCAAGATGACCATATCGATtggctccttgaaaagaagaaaTACGAG GAGGCGCTGATGGCTGCAGAGATCAGTTTCAAAAACATTAAGAGGCACGATGTTCAGAAAATCGGGATGGCCTACATCAATCACCTGGTGGAGAAAGGAGACTATGACAGCGCTGCAAG GAAGTGCCAAAAGGTTCTTGGAAAAAATATGGAACTATGGGAAAATGAAGTCTACAGGTTCAAGACTATTGGACAGTTAAAG GCCATCAGCCAGTATTTGCCCAGAGGGGATCTACGTCTTAGACCGGCCATCTACGAAATGATCTTGCATGAATTTCTCAAAACTGATTATGAG GGTTTTGCCACACTGATCCGTGAATGGCCGGGAGAGCTTTATAACAACATGGCCATTGTTCAAGCTGTCACCGACCACCTGAAGAGGGATCCCACTAACAGCACTTTGCTCACCACGTTGGCTGAACT GTACACATACGATCAGCGGTACGACCGAGCCTTAGAAATCTACCTGAGACTGAGACACAAAGACGTCTACCAGCTGATCCACAAACACAACCTTTTCTCTTCAATAGAGGACAAGATCGTTCTCCTCATGGACTTTGATAAAGAG AAAGCTGTTGACATGCTTCTAGACAATGAGGACAAGATATCT acagacagagttgtGGAAGAACTAGCTGACAGACCCGAACTTCTGCATGTG TACCTCCACAAACTGTTCAAGCGGGACCACCACAAAGGGCAAAAGTACCACGAGAGACAGATTGGTCTGTATGCCGAGTATGACCGACCAAATCTTTTACCTTTCCTGAGAGACAGCACCCACTGCCCACTTGAGAAG gcTCTCGAGATTTGCCAGCAGAGGAACTTTGTAGAGGAAACCGTCTTCCTGCTCA GCAGGATGGGGAACTGCAGACGAGCTCTGCAGATGATCATGGAGGAACTGGAGGACGTGGACAAGGCCATAGAGTTTGCCAAAGAGCAGGACGATGCAGAGCTCTGGGAAGATCTCATCTCTTACTCTATTGACAAACCAC CTTTCATCACTGGCCTCCTCAATAACATTGGAACCCATGTGGATCCCATCCTGCTCATCCATCGCATAAAGGAGGGCATGGAGATCCCAAACCTCAGAGATTCACTAGTGAAAATCCTCCAGGACTACAATCTGCAG ATTCTGTTGAGGGAGGGATGTAAGAAGATCCTGGTGGCCGACTCGCTCTCTCTGCTTCAGAAGATGCACCGAACGCAGATGAGAGGAGTCAGAGTCGATG ACGAGAACATTTGTGAATCGTGTCACGCTACGATATTACCATCAG ATATGGCCAAACCCTTCAGTGTGGTAGTGTTTCACTGCAGACACATGTTCCACAAAGAATGTTTACCATCCGCAGGAACA ATTCCCGGGGTGCAGTTTTGCAACATCTGCAGTGCAAAGAGGCGTGGGCCAGGAAGTGGAATCCTGGAGATGAAAAAGTAA
- the vps41 gene encoding vacuolar protein sorting-associated protein 41 homolog isoform X1 has product MMAEVEEQGRNPSEEFTDESEEEDSEEEPKLKYERLSNGVTEILQKDAASCMTVHDKFLALGTHFGKVFLLDIQGNVTQKFEISSVKINQISLDESGEHVGICSEDGKVQVFGLYTREGFHENFDCPIKVVALHPQFTRSNYKQFVTGGNKLLLYERNWLNRWKTSVLHEGEGSITNIQWRANLIAWANNVGVKIYDISTKQRITNVLRDNVSLRPDMYPCSLCWKDNATLIVGWGTSIKICVVKERNPTEMRDLPSRYVEIVSAFETEFFISGLAPLADQLVTLYFVKENSDHMDEEFRARPRLDIIQPLPESCEEISSDALTVRNFQDNECRDYRLEHSEGESLFYIISPKDIVVAKERDQDDHIDWLLEKKKYEEALMAAEISFKNIKRHDVQKIGMAYINHLVEKGDYDSAARKCQKVLGKNMELWENEVYRFKTIGQLKAISQYLPRGDLRLRPAIYEMILHEFLKTDYEGFATLIREWPGELYNNMAIVQAVTDHLKRDPTNSTLLTTLAELYTYDQRYDRALEIYLRLRHKDVYQLIHKHNLFSSIEDKIVLLMDFDKEKAVDMLLDNEDKISTDRVVEELADRPELLHVYLHKLFKRDHHKGQKYHERQIGLYAEYDRPNLLPFLRDSTHCPLEKALEICQQRNFVEETVFLLSRMGNCRRALQMIMEELEDVDKAIEFAKEQDDAELWEDLISYSIDKPPFITGLLNNIGTHVDPILLIHRIKEGMEIPNLRDSLVKILQDYNLQILLREGCKKILVADSLSLLQKMHRTQMRGVRVDDENICESCHATILPSDMAKPFSVVVFHCRHMFHKECLPSAGTIPGVQFCNICSAKRRGPGSGILEMKK; this is encoded by the exons ATGATGGCGGAAGTGGAGGAGCAG GGCAGAAATCCTAGTGAGGAATTCACGGATGAGTCTGAG GAGGAGGACAGCGAGGAGGAGCCCAAGCTGAAGTACGAGAGACTCTCCAATGGGGTGACAGAAATCCTCCAGAAGGATGCAGCCAGCTGTATGACCGTCCATGACAAG TTTCTTGCCTTAGGTACCCATTTTGGAAAGGTGTTCCTGCTGGACATCCAAGGAAATGTAACTCAGAAGTTTGAAATT AGTTCAGTGAAGATCAACCAGATCAGTCTGGATGAAAGTGGAGAGCATGTGGGCATCTGCTCCGAGGATGGGAAG GTTCAAGTATTTGGTCTCTATACGAGAGAGGGCTTCCATGAGAACTTCGACTGTCCCATCAAA GTGGTGGCACTACACCCTCAGTTCACCAGATCTAACTACAAACAGTTTGTCACTGGGGGCAACAAG CTTCTTCTGTATGAAAGAAACTGGCTGAATCGCTGGAAGACCTCTGTTCTACATGAAGGCGAGGGATCCATCACTAATATCCAGTGGAGAGCGAATCTCATAGCCTGGGCCAACAATGTG GGAGTTAAAATATATGACATCAGCACAAAACAGCGGATTACAAATGTGCTGCGAGACAACGTCAGCCTGAGGCCCGACATGTATCCTTGCAGCCTGTGTTGGAAAGACAACGCCACTCTCATTGTCGGCTGGGGAACTTCCATTAAG ATTTGTGTCGTGAAAGAGCGAAATCCTACCGAAATGAGAGATCTGCCCAGCCGCTATGTGGAAATAG TGTCCGCATTCGAGACTGAGTTTTTCATCAGCGGCTTGGCGCCGCTGGCAGATCAGCTGGTCACCCTGTACTTTGTGAAGGAGAACTCTGATCACATG gaTGAGGAGTTCCGCGCTCGGCCTCGTCTCGACATCATCCAGCCTCTCCCCGAGAGCTGCGAGGAGATCTCTTCAGATGCGCTGACTGTGCGCAACTTCCAAGACAACGAGTGCAGAGACTACCGCCTCG AGCATTCGGAGGGAGAGTCGCTCTTCTACATCATCAGTCCCAAAGACATCGTCGTGGCCAAGGAGCGAGACCAAGATGACCATATCGATtggctccttgaaaagaagaaaTACGAG GAGGCGCTGATGGCTGCAGAGATCAGTTTCAAAAACATTAAGAGGCACGATGTTCAGAAAATCGGGATGGCCTACATCAATCACCTGGTGGAGAAAGGAGACTATGACAGCGCTGCAAG GAAGTGCCAAAAGGTTCTTGGAAAAAATATGGAACTATGGGAAAATGAAGTCTACAGGTTCAAGACTATTGGACAGTTAAAG GCCATCAGCCAGTATTTGCCCAGAGGGGATCTACGTCTTAGACCGGCCATCTACGAAATGATCTTGCATGAATTTCTCAAAACTGATTATGAG GGTTTTGCCACACTGATCCGTGAATGGCCGGGAGAGCTTTATAACAACATGGCCATTGTTCAAGCTGTCACCGACCACCTGAAGAGGGATCCCACTAACAGCACTTTGCTCACCACGTTGGCTGAACT GTACACATACGATCAGCGGTACGACCGAGCCTTAGAAATCTACCTGAGACTGAGACACAAAGACGTCTACCAGCTGATCCACAAACACAACCTTTTCTCTTCAATAGAGGACAAGATCGTTCTCCTCATGGACTTTGATAAAGAG AAAGCTGTTGACATGCTTCTAGACAATGAGGACAAGATATCT acagacagagttgtGGAAGAACTAGCTGACAGACCCGAACTTCTGCATGTG TACCTCCACAAACTGTTCAAGCGGGACCACCACAAAGGGCAAAAGTACCACGAGAGACAGATTGGTCTGTATGCCGAGTATGACCGACCAAATCTTTTACCTTTCCTGAGAGACAGCACCCACTGCCCACTTGAGAAG gcTCTCGAGATTTGCCAGCAGAGGAACTTTGTAGAGGAAACCGTCTTCCTGCTCA GCAGGATGGGGAACTGCAGACGAGCTCTGCAGATGATCATGGAGGAACTGGAGGACGTGGACAAGGCCATAGAGTTTGCCAAAGAGCAGGACGATGCAGAGCTCTGGGAAGATCTCATCTCTTACTCTATTGACAAACCAC CTTTCATCACTGGCCTCCTCAATAACATTGGAACCCATGTGGATCCCATCCTGCTCATCCATCGCATAAAGGAGGGCATGGAGATCCCAAACCTCAGAGATTCACTAGTGAAAATCCTCCAGGACTACAATCTGCAG ATTCTGTTGAGGGAGGGATGTAAGAAGATCCTGGTGGCCGACTCGCTCTCTCTGCTTCAGAAGATGCACCGAACGCAGATGAGAGGAGTCAGAGTCGATG ACGAGAACATTTGTGAATCGTGTCACGCTACGATATTACCATCAG ATATGGCCAAACCCTTCAGTGTGGTAGTGTTTCACTGCAGACACATGTTCCACAAAGAATGTTTACCATCCGCAGGAACA ATTCCCGGGGTGCAGTTTTGCAACATCTGCAGTGCAAAGAGGCGTGGGCCAGGAAGTGGAATCCTGGAGATGAAAAAGTAA